Below is a window of Halogeometricum rufum DNA.
ATGTACGTCCGTTCGAGGCGGCGGGCGAGTGCCTCGCGGTCGATTCCGAGTCGGTCTAACTCCCGCACGCGGTCTATCTTGACGCCCTCGACGTACTCCATCGTGAGGACGTTCCGCGTCGAGTAGGCGTCGACGGGGTCGGGGACGCGAATCTTCGGGTCGTCCGCGAAGTTGGCCCCGATTTCGCGGAGCATCCGCGCCTCGTGGTCGTAGTCCATCTCCTCGTGGATGGTGTCGGCGAACTCGTCGGCGAGGTTCTCGAACGTGAATCGCTGGCCGGGGTGGGCGAAGAACAGGAGGACGGGCATCAGCGTCTCGACGACGCGCAGGTCCGCCGCCACGACGCGGCGGATGTCGGGGCGGAGCACCTTGACGGCCACCTCCTCGCCGTCGGCGACGGCGGTGTACACCTGCCCGAGACTCGCCCCGCTTATCGGTTCGCGGTCGAAGCGGTCGAACACCTCGTCGACGGGGCCGAGTTCCGCCTCGACGCGGGGACGGACCGTCTCCCAGTCGTCCGGCGGCACCTCGTCCTGCAACGACGAGAGGACGTCGACGTACTCGCCGGGGAGGGCGTCCGGCCGCGTCGAGAGAATCTGCCCCAGTTTGATGAACGTCGGGCCGAGGGAGACGAGGCTGTCGCGGAGGGACGTCGCCCGCCGCCGCCGCGTCGTCGAGTCGGGGCGGCGGCGACGGCCGAACAGGAGGAACCGGCGCCTGTCGCGCGCCATCCCCACGAACAGGGGGAGGAACGCGCGGACGACGACGAGGAGTCGCCACAGCGACCGGAGCCTGACGCGGAGGCCCGACGGTCGGTCCGCGTCGGCGTCGGGGCCGGCGGCGTCGGAATCGGCGGCACCGGGTTCGGCGTCCGCGGGGTCGGTCGCATCGGCGGGTTCGGAGGCGGGGGCCGACATTCGGAGTGGTTCACTCTCGGGACCGCGAGCGTAAAAAGGGGACGCGTCGTCGACCTTCAGATTTCGTCGTCGGGGTCGTGGTCGCTCGCGACTCGGTCGGCCTCGGCCGCGTAGCGGTCGCGCGTCTCCGGGTCCGCGACCGGTTCGAGATTCCCGGGGTCGACGTCCTTCGCGGCGGTGACCGTCTTCGTGTCGATGACCTGCGCGGCCAACTCGTTCCTGAACACCCGGTCGCCCTCGGGCGTCGCGTACGTCAGGATGACCAGGTCGCGGTCG
It encodes the following:
- a CDS encoding ABC1 kinase family protein, producing MSAPASEPADATDPADAEPGAADSDAAGPDADADRPSGLRVRLRSLWRLLVVVRAFLPLFVGMARDRRRFLLFGRRRRPDSTTRRRRATSLRDSLVSLGPTFIKLGQILSTRPDALPGEYVDVLSSLQDEVPPDDWETVRPRVEAELGPVDEVFDRFDREPISGASLGQVYTAVADGEEVAVKVLRPDIRRVVAADLRVVETLMPVLLFFAHPGQRFTFENLADEFADTIHEEMDYDHEARMLREIGANFADDPKIRVPDPVDAYSTRNVLTMEYVEGVKIDRVRELDRLGIDREALARRLERTYIQMILEDGAFHADPHPGNLAVQSDGTLVFYDFGMTGRVDAATRDHMYDFYVGVARDDIDRVIDAFVAMEALDPAADRELMRETFAVAIETLRGQDVDQYRVQQLVSQFEETLYDFPLRLPQDLALVVRVSTVLEGVCRTLVPEFDFVDEVTDYVRERGMGGEEGEPSMGERFARETVEEAGEQVQETARTLLSVPPKLNSVLGLVERENVRVNVVLDDSDALSAFGRKVVSGILLGGNLLAVALLYALENQLTAGVVALGVVPLAFLLYRTFRRKRGVRVRGDPQFTRQGLRARRGEAPGGEDGD